One window from the genome of Nicotiana sylvestris chromosome 9, ASM39365v2, whole genome shotgun sequence encodes:
- the LOC138878047 gene encoding uncharacterized protein codes for MGTPETENFSPDPSSPLFVHSSDIFGISLVHAPFSGSGFGGWKRKMIVALSAKNKIAFVDSTCTIPTTSGPQQKIWDRCNNMVISWLTSSLSLEIAESVQYSDIAQSIWTQLQTRYGTANRAKIFELKRELA; via the coding sequence ATGGGAACTCCTGAGACTGAGAACTTTTCTCCTGATCCCTCTAGTCCTTTGTTTGTTCACTCCTCTGATATTTTCGGAATTTCTCTAGTTCATGCTCCTTTTTCGGGAAGTGGATTTGGGGGTTGGAAGAGGAAGATGATTGTTGCCCTCTCTGCTAAGAATAAAATAGCCTTCGTAGATAGTACATGCACCATACCAACTACTAGTGGACCTCAACAGAAAATATGGGACAGATGTAATAATATGGTGATTTCCTGGTTAACCAGTTCCCTTTCCCTTGAAATAGCAGAGAGTGTGCAATATTCTGACATTGCTCAAAGTATTTGGACTCAACTCCAAACTAGGTATGGGACTGCAAATAGGGcaaagatttttgaactcaagcGTGAACTAGCCTAA
- the LOC104214927 gene encoding uncharacterized protein isoform X1, which produces MHKGVFVLLKQEDEENKLFQFLMGSNEVYVGVRSNLLMMQPPPTLDSAYNILLSDEKQRQVPSNSRLNSDSMSFNVNTNAKMCSHPGVGPVPAFNHSTPPPRQYPQRINFEQNKVTLFCKYCKKSGHLIDKCFNLYGFPQNSKVVKGKRGAAHSAAGSEHGNPEFNNSDSAPNFNEGPTSITPAIETQNSVILGLTKQ; this is translated from the coding sequence ATGCACAAAGGTGTGTTTGTGCTCCTAAAACAGGAGGATGAGGAGAACAAGCTTTTCCAATTCCTAATGGGTTCAAATGAGGTGTATGTGGGTGTTAGGAGCAATTTGCTTATGATGCAGCCCCCTCCAACTCTTGATAGTGCTTATAACATCTTACTTAGTGATGAAAAACAAAGACAAGTCCCATCTAATTCCCGGTTAAACTCTGACTCAATGTCCTTTAATGTGAACACTAATGCAAAAATGTGTTCTCATCCTGGTGTTGGTCCTGTCCCAGCCTTCAATCATAGCACTCCTCCTCCAAGGCAGTATCCTCAAAGGATAAATTTTGAACAGAACAAGGTGACATTGTTCTGCAAGTACTGTAAGAAGTCTGGACATTTAATTGATAAATGCTTCAATCTTTATGGGTTTCCACAAAATTCTAAGGTGGTCAAGGGTAAAAGAGGTGCTGCACATAGTGCTGCTGGTTCTGAGCATGGTAACCCTGAGTTCAACAATTCTGATTCTGCTCCTAATTTCAACGAGGGTCCAACTTCTATTACCCCAGCTATTGAAACTCAAAATTCAGTCATTCTAGGGTTGACCAAGCAATAG
- the LOC104214927 gene encoding uncharacterized mitochondrial protein AtMg00810-like isoform X2 — MVLDRLLDNVLHMVLLVVYVDDIIITGDDSVEVTSLKQFLDSQFKIKDLESLHYFLGIEVCSVSGGVILNQKKFTSDLLQQFACTAVTPVVCPLDLNTKLYADSGDLLPAPSLIEVW, encoded by the exons ATGGTCTTAGACAGGCTTCTAGACAATG TCCTGCATATGGTTCTTCTGGTAGTGTATGTTGATGACATCATTATAACTGGGGATGACAGTGTTGAAGTCACTTCTTTGAAGCAGTTCTTGGACTCTCAGTTCAAAATCAAAGATCTGGAGTCTTTGCATTACTTCCTGGGTATTGAAGTGTGTTCTGTTTCTGGTGGGGTTATTCTCAATCAAAAGAAATTTACTTCTGATCTTCTTCAGCAGTTTGCCTGCACTGCAGTCACTCCTGTGGTCTGTCCCTTGGATTTGAACACCAAATTGTATGCTGATTCTGGTGATTTATTGCCTGCTCCTAGTCTTATAGAAGTCTGGTAG